The following DNA comes from Ricinus communis isolate WT05 ecotype wild-type chromosome 10, ASM1957865v1, whole genome shotgun sequence.
TGACAAACTGCCCCCACTGTTTATAACGTATTGGAAGGAGTAGAAGCCATTTGGTTTGTGTTTCTACGATGGgctttatttgaatattaaatttcaaattcctATTAAATTTATTCGAGGTGATTGATTGATTGTTGATTTGTCCTTCAGATTATAAAGATTTTTGTGTTGAAAAAAGAATCCGGATAATGGCTGCATCACTTTCTTCAAAATTCTTAAATGTATAATTCATAAGCAGCACGTAATGTCTTCCATTTATTCATTTCCTTTccttctaatattttttattcttattttttgatatttaatatttattttttattttttatattaaaatatatttattaatttttattaataaaatatttatattttctcaaaaaatatatttattaaattaaattaaattataaataataaactttaatttttctatttgaatTTAACATCGCAATGCATTAACTATGAAAACCActgctaataaattaaaaccgTCCACGCCACTACAATCATAAAACCAACACTATACCCACTTTATCCTTCAGATTCAAATGCTAATTTAACGACACAAAATTAAGCAatggtaaagaagaagaaaagaacttCAAATCTATCATTAGCGTTGAACTTCGAGTGGTGGCCAAAAAGAGCTTGCTGATTTcaaatgattttatttggaaATATCTACTTTTGTGGATTGAATTTAGAAATTGTAGTGACTTTAGTTTAATAAAGAGAGATATCAACAGGAGAGATGTGGGCTTATAAAAGAAGAGTTTCagtttagtaattaataattttaaatattgaatttcacgctctaaaaaagaattatttgagccaaaattataaaattgacgTTAAGATGATCCAAAAGAGTAAAATGGtccatttaaatttttaggaCAAGTTGttctatattattaaaagaaatttccttggctaaagttaaaaaagaaaaaaaattgaaattattaataattaaaaaaataaaataaagagtatatagactttaactaaaattattcttctttaatatttaaatatattttaaaatattatttattatagaaattatactctttaaaataaataatactattGGAATACTCTTAAAACATTACTAATACGTTGTTtgtatatttagaatttttatataaagaattagtttataaaataaatttttaataatttctttaagatataaaataaatagtgtatctaactatttatatttaaagagttaaattttattttttattttaatttttataaactataaatttcTATACACTTttattagtaagaattaaaaagagaaaagaaattaaaattcttaatacttatgaaaaaatactataaataataaaatataaatagttcattgaatttagataaaaaagttatttttatatatttaaatactttttaaaattttttcattataaaatttttatatacaaattatattttttatttaatggtttctatttattttatttaattttgaccaatagacaataaaaataaaaatattaatataaaatatataaaaatttataatatatttatttaacttaaaatgaataataaaatataacgaatcacattaattttttgatttatatttaagaaataaaacttttattttataatataaaattttaaaattaaaaagaatataaatatatataatgcttgaaaaatattgtgaacatcattaattttataaccaattcgaatatatattatttttattttcataaatatcatcatttttaattttttaaaattttatgaatagaaacaacaaaattaaaaatatcaattaataaaatttgtcCTTAACTCAAAGTAGAAAAGTTTGAATTGTGCTAACCAACCCATAACTTTAtcatttgttaaaaaataaaaaatggctaGTGCACCGACATCGTTTTATCTCAGTATTTGATTTTTCATACTTTCTGTTCAAATCCTTAATAACCGAGTGTTTTTCCCTCTCACTTCCTTTCTCTCTCTGGCATACTCGTAATCAGATCCCTCCTTCTTCTACCCCTACAGTACAATCATCTCTTCACTCTTTTTCTACTTACAAAGCCTTAAAAGCcgttcttcttttcttttcttattctctGTTCAATTTCCTTTCTCtcaatttatagaaaaaccctAGCAAAAATGGGGGATTTCTCTGGAAACATTGATGTAGGAAAATTAGTATCATATAGCGACGATTTACTTTCGGTATTGAAGGAGAAAAGAGACATTAACATTTTGACCCAATGTCTTGAGCAGTCAAAATCTCTTCGCTCCTCATGCGACACCCAGTTCAACAATACTCGAAACCTTCTACGGGGTTAAATTTCAATTCCCTCTTtataatcttatttattaagtttctgtatatttctttttagtttaaaagTTTTTGAGTAATGTCTGTTTATAAACGCTAGATTATGAGAGAAAGATAGAAGAATGTAAGCAGAAAACAGAGAAGGCGAAGCTCGAAGTTCCTCCAGATGCTGAATTGGACAGTCTTCAGAAGGAACTGGAAGAGGAACGCGAAAGGGAACGATTATTAACGGAGGAGCTGAGATAAGTTATATTGTAtagttgattttaattatttagattctaCTTGTTTTACTGATTGGCTGTTTTTGTATCTTATCTTGTGTGAACACAGTTATTAACAGTGAGATGAATGATCTTGAATGTCAAAGGACTTTTGTTGAAGAACAAAGACAGACTATGAAGAAAATCGAGCAAGAAGAGCTTAGGGCACAGTAAGGATATAGTAACAGATCTTGGTTTCACTATTTAACACATTCGTCGAAGAGAATAAATGTTCaagatttatataatatttaatcaattctTATGTTAGAATAAACCTTATAGTTGTTggaattatattttgaaagaaatgatatcttattaaaaatCTGACATGATTGTGCAAGTATTCAATTCAATTGAAATCTTGCACTTGATTTGTCCCAAAAAGGCTTAAAAGTTGCCCAGTCCTTAGCTTTTATGCCTTTCCCGTCCATGTCTTTGAACTCTAGGTTCTTTTGTATTAGTGTAATATAAATtggatgaaaaaggaaaagccTGATTAATATGCTAGTAGTTGTATATATTTACTCAAATCTGCAGATTGAAGAAAATGGcctatttttatctttacgCTTTTATGTGAAATACCAGCACTGAGGCTTGTTGCATTTATTAGATTGACTTCTGATAATTGTTGATGTAGAGTGTTTGATGTCATTCTGCATCTTCAGTTCAGTTCCCGCAGTTCAGAAAATGaagcatttttctttcatcttgcAGGAGGAAGCTTTCAATGTATGCCTCTGTCACTAATATCATCCCTAACTTGGATAATCATTCCAAAATCTCAGGCCGTATCC
Coding sequences within:
- the LOC8263102 gene encoding kinetochore protein SPC24 homolog, giving the protein MGDFSGNIDVGKLVSYSDDLLSVLKEKRDINILTQCLEQSKSLRSSCDTQFNNTRNLLRDYERKIEECKQKTEKAKLEVPPDAELDSLQKELEEERERERLLTEELRVINSEMNDLECQRTFVEEQRQTMKKIEQEELRAQRKLSMYASVTNIIPNLDNHSKISGHIVDREKKMVEKFEFDPTNTPAFVTCQSIWKMINLR